Proteins from one Corynebacterium epidermidicanis genomic window:
- a CDS encoding histidine phosphatase family protein, giving the protein MTRRLILLRHGETFYNATRRMQGHMDTELSEVGIAQAEQAAQHLQGLNITTIVSSDLQRARITAQSVADKIGAEVRIDSRLRETDLGEWQGMSHEEVDAQYPGARALWRHDATWAPPRGESRVAVAARARAVIDELMLSLDNWDDTTVLVVAHGGTIAALTSALLRLDVQQYPMLSGLKNTCWAQLTARPRYYPGSPDADGEGDPVLPQARFTPETVGDAQWYLDGWNVSAR; this is encoded by the coding sequence GTGACCCGGCGGCTAATTCTCCTACGGCACGGGGAGACGTTTTACAACGCTACCCGCCGTATGCAGGGCCACATGGATACTGAGCTATCCGAGGTGGGAATTGCCCAGGCAGAACAAGCCGCGCAGCACCTGCAGGGGTTGAACATCACCACGATAGTTTCCTCCGACCTGCAGCGAGCCCGCATCACTGCGCAGTCTGTGGCCGACAAAATCGGTGCCGAGGTGCGCATCGATTCCCGGCTGCGTGAGACCGATTTGGGTGAATGGCAGGGAATGAGCCATGAGGAAGTGGATGCGCAGTACCCCGGGGCGCGTGCACTGTGGCGCCACGATGCTACCTGGGCCCCGCCCCGTGGCGAGTCGCGCGTTGCGGTGGCAGCCCGCGCCCGGGCAGTCATCGACGAGCTGATGCTGTCCCTCGATAACTGGGACGACACCACGGTGCTGGTCGTGGCACACGGCGGAACCATTGCCGCGCTTACTTCTGCATTGCTGCGCCTGGATGTTCAGCAGTACCCCATGTTGTCGGGCCTGAAGAACACCTGTTGGGCCCAACTTACTGCCCGCCCGCGCTACTACCCCGGCAGCCCGGATGCTGACGGTGAGGGAGATCCCGTGCTCCCGCAAGCTCGGTTCACCCCAGAGACCGTGGGGGATGCTCAGTGGTATCTGGACGGTTGGAATGTGAGCGCGAGGTAG
- the rsfS gene encoding ribosome silencing factor, whose product MTASEESIRLATVAALAADDKLAEEIAVIDVSEVLTITDLFVIAGASNDRQVSAIVDEVEDKLREVGAKPIRREGVREGRWALLDYGEIVVHIFRNEEREFYALDRLWRDCPLIDIEGIETPERPTAWASEAIERNAQTQDEIPLAEQEPDADEL is encoded by the coding sequence GTGACTGCATCTGAAGAATCGATTCGTTTGGCAACTGTCGCCGCGCTCGCAGCTGACGACAAACTAGCTGAGGAAATCGCGGTCATCGACGTTTCTGAGGTTTTGACCATCACCGATCTGTTCGTCATCGCCGGGGCAAGCAATGACCGCCAGGTTTCCGCAATTGTCGACGAAGTAGAGGACAAGCTGCGCGAAGTGGGAGCAAAACCAATTCGTCGCGAAGGCGTGCGCGAGGGGCGCTGGGCCCTGCTCGACTACGGCGAGATCGTGGTGCACATCTTCCGCAACGAAGAGCGTGAGTTCTACGCGCTGGACCGCCTCTGGCGAGACTGTCCGCTCATTGACATCGAGGGAATTGAGACCCCGGAGCGGCCAACCGCCTGGGCTTCCGAAGCCATCGAACGTAACGCCCAGACCCAGGACGAGATTCCGCTCGCTGAGCAAGAGCCGGACGCGGACGAGCTGTGA
- the nadD gene encoding nicotinate-nucleotide adenylyltransferase, with protein MNAAAHATHDPDVPLKRIGIMGGTFDPIHNGHLVAGSEVASRYDLDLVIYVPTGQPWQKADRKVSEAEDRYLMTVIATASNPDFTVSRVDIDRGGETYTIDTLHDLRKQFPDAELFFITGADALAKIVTWRDWDKMFQLAHFVGVTRPGYELESDVDPEIHRGRISLLEIPAMAISSTDCRARAAEGRPVWYLVPDGVVQYIAKRRLYQLGGPDEDRDPTPGS; from the coding sequence ATGAATGCAGCTGCTCATGCCACCCATGATCCCGATGTCCCGCTGAAGCGGATCGGGATCATGGGTGGCACTTTTGATCCCATCCACAACGGTCACTTGGTGGCCGGCTCTGAGGTGGCCTCTCGATATGATCTGGACCTGGTCATTTATGTGCCCACTGGGCAGCCGTGGCAGAAGGCTGATCGTAAGGTCAGCGAGGCGGAGGATCGTTATTTGATGACGGTGATCGCCACGGCATCGAACCCGGACTTCACGGTGTCGCGGGTTGATATTGATCGGGGTGGGGAAACTTATACCATCGATACTTTGCATGACCTGCGGAAACAATTCCCCGATGCGGAGCTGTTCTTTATCACGGGTGCGGACGCCTTGGCTAAGATTGTCACCTGGCGCGATTGGGACAAGATGTTCCAGCTGGCGCATTTTGTGGGCGTGACCAGGCCGGGGTACGAACTGGAATCCGATGTGGACCCGGAGATTCACCGTGGCCGCATTAGTCTTTTGGAGATCCCCGCGATGGCGATTTCCTCCACGGATTGCCGAGCACGTGCGGCCGAAGGTCGGCCGGTCTGGTACTTGGTGCCGGATGGAGTGGTGCAGTACATCGCCAAGCGGAGGCTGTATCAACTCGGTGGGCCGGATGAGGATCGCGATCCAACCCCGGGTTCCTAG
- a CDS encoding glutamate-5-semialdehyde dehydrogenase, giving the protein MTAHTHSAGADVHTAGAAEIDAAAQLRAAERADVLIKARRAKEVAPAIARLTTSKKNQILLAAAQALEENSARVLEANAADLAAGVDAGMGQSLLDRLALTQERVHAISGGLRQVAGLADPVGEVVQGRNMPNGITMKQVRVPLGVMGMVYEARPNVTVDAFGLALKSGNVALLRGSKSARRSNEALVEILQEVLRSQEVPEDAVQLLPCETHDSVQDLITARGLVDVVIPRGGAGLINAVVTGATVPTIETGTGNCHFYIDADVDVDQAIEMLLNGKTRRPSVCNTTETALLDQGLADADKLRVIRALQEAGVTVHGDVAELEAVGASDIVPAVDADWEDEYLSMDIAVALVDGLDAALSHIARYSSGHTDAIATRCFRTAERFAAEVDSAAVMINASTAFTDGEVYGMGAEIGISTQKLHARGPMALPELTSTKWVLTGDGHTRP; this is encoded by the coding sequence ATGACTGCTCACACCCATTCGGCAGGCGCCGATGTCCACACTGCAGGCGCCGCTGAGATTGACGCCGCTGCGCAGCTTCGTGCTGCTGAGCGTGCCGATGTGCTGATCAAGGCTCGGCGCGCGAAAGAGGTGGCTCCGGCTATCGCTCGGTTGACTACCTCCAAGAAGAACCAGATCCTGCTGGCTGCGGCCCAGGCACTCGAAGAGAATTCTGCGCGGGTGTTGGAAGCCAATGCGGCTGACTTGGCTGCCGGTGTGGACGCCGGGATGGGGCAGAGCCTGCTGGATCGTTTGGCGTTGACACAGGAGCGTGTCCATGCCATCTCGGGTGGGCTGCGTCAGGTCGCGGGGCTCGCCGACCCTGTCGGGGAGGTCGTGCAAGGGCGCAACATGCCCAATGGCATCACGATGAAGCAGGTGCGAGTGCCGCTGGGCGTGATGGGGATGGTCTATGAGGCTCGCCCTAATGTCACTGTGGATGCGTTTGGTTTGGCGTTGAAGTCGGGAAACGTCGCGCTGCTGCGTGGTTCGAAGTCGGCGCGTCGGTCCAATGAAGCGCTGGTAGAAATCTTGCAGGAAGTTTTGCGCAGCCAGGAGGTGCCGGAAGATGCAGTGCAGCTGTTGCCTTGTGAGACCCATGATTCGGTACAGGACCTCATTACCGCCCGTGGCCTGGTGGACGTGGTCATCCCACGCGGTGGCGCGGGCCTGATCAACGCGGTGGTCACCGGTGCAACTGTTCCAACGATCGAGACGGGTACGGGCAACTGCCACTTCTACATTGATGCCGACGTGGATGTGGACCAGGCAATTGAGATGCTACTCAACGGCAAAACTCGACGCCCAAGCGTGTGCAACACGACGGAAACCGCGCTGCTCGACCAAGGTCTTGCCGATGCCGACAAGTTGCGCGTCATCCGTGCTCTTCAAGAGGCCGGGGTGACCGTGCACGGGGACGTGGCGGAGTTGGAAGCGGTAGGTGCGAGCGACATCGTTCCTGCGGTGGACGCGGATTGGGAAGACGAGTATCTCTCCATGGACATCGCCGTCGCGCTTGTCGACGGGCTCGATGCGGCCCTCTCGCACATCGCCCGCTATTCTTCCGGGCATACCGACGCAATCGCGACGCGTTGCTTCCGTACTGCGGAGCGTTTCGCCGCCGAGGTCGATTCCGCAGCCGTGATGATCAACGCTTCGACCGCTTTTACAGACGGGGAGGTGTACGGCATGGGAGCTGAGATCGGTATCTCCACGCAGAAACTGCACGCACGGGGCCCAATGGCACTGCCGGAACTGACGTCAACGAAGTGGGTGCTGACCGGGGATGGGCACACCCGCCCATAA
- a CDS encoding D-isomer specific 2-hydroxyacid dehydrogenase family protein, which yields MKFHLMPQQWPSVVQHLEENGFEQASLEEADFLVFNGTPADFPQLGENIKWVQLCLAGIDGFFDAGIITDDRRWANAGGIYGRTVAESAVALLLSQLHCHVLVARKQTWDTKEEVDQRTAWLYDKTVAILGAGGIGRDLIPMLKGFGCRILAVNNSGRPVEGADETRASAEAGSIYSDADYFILAAPLTPETHHMINAETLAQMRPHAVVVNVGRGPLVDTDALVAAVQDGTIAGAALDVTEPEPLPDGHPLWSLDQVVITPHEANTQERIRALIAPAIVANAKAFIEGSEMPTEVFPEKGY from the coding sequence ATGAAGTTTCATCTCATGCCACAGCAGTGGCCAAGCGTAGTTCAGCATCTAGAAGAAAATGGCTTCGAGCAGGCGTCGTTGGAGGAAGCTGACTTCCTCGTTTTCAATGGCACCCCGGCTGATTTTCCCCAGCTTGGCGAGAACATCAAGTGGGTACAGCTGTGCCTCGCGGGCATCGATGGCTTCTTCGACGCCGGTATCATCACCGACGATCGTCGCTGGGCGAACGCCGGCGGGATTTATGGGCGCACGGTTGCAGAGTCTGCGGTAGCGCTGTTGTTGAGCCAGCTGCACTGCCACGTGTTGGTAGCCCGAAAGCAAACCTGGGATACCAAGGAAGAAGTGGATCAGCGCACCGCCTGGCTGTATGACAAGACCGTCGCCATTCTTGGCGCGGGCGGGATCGGCCGGGACCTGATTCCTATGCTGAAGGGATTCGGTTGCCGGATTCTCGCGGTGAACAACTCTGGCCGTCCGGTCGAAGGGGCTGACGAAACCCGGGCGTCGGCCGAAGCAGGCTCCATTTACTCTGATGCCGATTACTTCATTTTGGCGGCCCCACTCACCCCGGAGACTCATCACATGATCAACGCGGAGACGCTGGCCCAGATGCGCCCGCACGCGGTGGTGGTCAACGTTGGACGAGGCCCGCTGGTGGATACGGACGCCCTCGTGGCGGCTGTCCAAGACGGCACTATTGCCGGAGCGGCTTTGGATGTGACCGAACCCGAGCCACTTCCGGATGGGCATCCGCTGTGGTCGTTGGATCAGGTCGTGATCACGCCACACGAGGCGAACACGCAGGAACGTATCCGGGCGTTGATCGCGCCGGCGATCGTCGCGAATGCGAAAGCCTTTATCGAGGGCTCTGAGATGCCAACCGAGGTTTTCCCGGAAAAAGGCTATTAG
- the proB gene encoding glutamate 5-kinase: protein MNNPILPAAPYTGLDIAPAQFPASLGAGPAFGHESEVRASLSVARRVVVKIGSSSLTDDNYHVSSDKIDRIVDALEARMSRGSDIIVVSSGAIAAGMAPLGLATRPTDLPTKQAAASVGQVYLAHQWGVSFARYGRVCGQVLLTAGDAGKRDRARNAQNTIDRLRQLRAVPIINENDTVATAEARFGDNDRLAAIVANLISADALILLSDVDGLYDKNPIDPTARFISEVRDGNDLVGVVAGSGGAVGTGGMATKVSAARLAARGGIPTLLTSADNIGPALDHAQVGTVFYPKENRLNAWKFWALYAADSTGTLHIDAGAVRAVTAGGKSLLAVGITQIEGDFHAGDIVEILGPAGEIVGRGEVAYDSRTLSSMIGMHTVDLPAGLTRPVVHADYLSNFASRA, encoded by the coding sequence ATGAATAATCCGATTCTCCCAGCTGCGCCCTACACCGGACTCGACATTGCGCCAGCGCAATTCCCGGCATCGCTTGGCGCTGGGCCAGCTTTCGGGCATGAATCGGAAGTGCGGGCTAGCCTCAGCGTGGCGCGTCGCGTCGTGGTCAAGATCGGTTCTTCGTCGCTGACCGACGACAACTACCACGTCTCCTCGGACAAGATCGACCGGATTGTGGACGCCCTGGAAGCTCGGATGTCGCGCGGCTCCGACATCATCGTGGTGTCCTCGGGTGCCATCGCCGCCGGGATGGCACCGCTTGGTTTGGCCACGCGCCCCACCGATCTACCAACCAAGCAGGCCGCGGCTTCGGTTGGGCAGGTTTATCTGGCACACCAATGGGGCGTGAGCTTCGCCCGATATGGTCGGGTATGTGGGCAGGTGCTACTCACCGCCGGCGACGCCGGTAAACGCGACCGCGCGCGCAACGCGCAGAACACCATCGATAGGTTGCGTCAGCTGCGGGCCGTGCCGATCATCAACGAAAATGACACCGTGGCTACAGCAGAAGCCCGCTTCGGCGACAACGACCGCCTCGCTGCGATCGTGGCCAACCTAATCAGCGCCGATGCGCTTATCCTGCTCAGCGATGTTGACGGCCTGTACGACAAAAACCCGATCGATCCCACCGCGCGGTTCATTTCCGAAGTTCGCGACGGTAATGACCTTGTTGGCGTGGTCGCTGGCTCCGGCGGGGCAGTGGGCACCGGTGGCATGGCGACGAAAGTTTCGGCAGCCCGCCTCGCTGCCCGCGGCGGAATCCCGACCTTGCTCACCAGCGCAGACAATATCGGCCCAGCCCTCGACCACGCCCAGGTGGGGACCGTGTTCTACCCTAAAGAAAACCGGCTTAATGCCTGGAAGTTCTGGGCCCTCTACGCCGCGGACTCAACCGGCACGCTGCATATCGACGCCGGTGCCGTTCGGGCAGTAACAGCTGGCGGGAAATCCCTGCTGGCGGTGGGAATCACCCAGATCGAGGGGGACTTCCATGCCGGCGACATCGTGGAGATTCTGGGTCCGGCCGGTGAGATTGTCGGCCGCGGTGAGGTGGCATATGATTCACGGACGCTGAGCAGCATGATTGGCATGCATACCGTCGATTTGCCGGCGGGGCTGACCCGTCCGGTGGTGCACGCAGACTACCTGTCAAATTTCGCATCTCGGGCCTAG
- the obgE gene encoding GTPase ObgE gives MNRFVDRVVLHLQAGDGGNGCASVHREKFKPLGGPDGGNGGHGGDIILEASPQVHTLLDLHYRPHIKAQRGANGAGDHRNGARGEDLVLEVPAGTVVLNEKGEVMADLTTNGMRYIAAEGGHGGLGNAALASAARKAPGFALKGEEGEKHDVTLELKSMADVGLLGFPSAGKSSLISVISAAKPKIGDYPFTTLAPNLGVVHVGHETFTIADVPGLIPGASEGKGLGLDFLRHIERTAVLAHIVDTATMEPGRDPISDIEALENELAQYESELAHDVGLGDLKDRPRIVVLNKTDVPEALELAVFLKQDIEEKFGWPVFIISAVAHQGLEPLKFKLLEIVQQHRKANPKQKAEVRQIIRPQAVDAVRNKQGFVIENDPEVEGGYVVRGEKPERWVRQTDFENDEAIGYLADRLAKAGVEDALYKAGAREGATVTIGDVSFEWEPMTAAGADTMLTGRGTDVRLERSERTSAAERKRASQARRGLIDELDFGDGQEADRERWQG, from the coding sequence ATGAACCGATTCGTTGACCGAGTGGTTTTACATCTTCAGGCCGGCGATGGGGGTAATGGTTGTGCCTCGGTCCACCGCGAAAAGTTCAAGCCGTTGGGCGGTCCCGACGGCGGAAACGGCGGACACGGTGGTGACATCATCCTCGAGGCATCGCCGCAGGTACACACCCTGTTGGATTTGCACTACCGTCCGCATATCAAGGCACAGCGCGGTGCCAATGGCGCCGGTGACCACCGCAATGGCGCGCGGGGGGAGGATCTCGTACTAGAGGTCCCCGCAGGCACGGTTGTCCTCAACGAAAAGGGTGAGGTCATGGCAGACCTGACCACCAATGGCATGCGCTACATCGCTGCCGAAGGTGGGCATGGCGGACTGGGCAACGCAGCGCTTGCCAGTGCTGCACGTAAAGCACCCGGGTTTGCGTTGAAGGGGGAAGAAGGGGAAAAGCACGACGTCACCCTCGAGCTCAAGTCCATGGCGGACGTTGGCCTCCTCGGTTTCCCTTCTGCTGGCAAGTCCAGCCTTATCTCCGTGATCTCGGCGGCAAAGCCGAAGATCGGCGATTATCCATTCACCACCTTGGCTCCGAACCTGGGCGTGGTCCATGTTGGGCATGAGACTTTTACCATTGCCGACGTACCGGGCTTAATCCCGGGGGCATCAGAAGGCAAGGGTTTGGGGTTGGACTTCCTGCGCCATATTGAACGCACGGCGGTGCTCGCTCATATCGTCGATACGGCAACGATGGAGCCCGGCCGAGATCCCATTTCGGACATCGAAGCGCTTGAAAATGAGTTGGCCCAGTATGAGTCTGAGTTGGCGCACGACGTCGGCTTGGGCGATTTGAAAGATCGCCCAAGGATCGTGGTGCTGAATAAGACGGATGTGCCGGAGGCGTTGGAACTTGCGGTGTTCTTGAAGCAGGATATCGAGGAAAAATTCGGCTGGCCCGTTTTCATCATTTCCGCTGTCGCGCACCAGGGCCTGGAGCCACTGAAATTTAAGTTGTTGGAGATCGTGCAGCAGCACCGCAAGGCGAACCCGAAGCAGAAGGCTGAAGTCCGCCAGATCATTCGTCCGCAGGCTGTGGACGCGGTCCGCAATAAGCAGGGCTTCGTGATTGAAAATGATCCGGAAGTTGAGGGCGGGTATGTCGTTCGCGGCGAGAAGCCGGAGCGCTGGGTCCGCCAGACCGACTTCGAAAACGACGAAGCAATCGGCTACCTCGCAGATCGCCTGGCTAAGGCCGGGGTGGAGGATGCGCTGTACAAGGCGGGGGCGCGTGAAGGCGCGACCGTGACCATCGGCGATGTCAGCTTCGAGTGGGAGCCAATGACCGCAGCGGGGGCAGACACCATGCTCACCGGGCGTGGCACCGACGTGCGCTTGGAGCGCTCCGAGCGCACCTCGGCTGCGGAGCGTAAGCGCGCCTCACAAGCTCGCCGTGGCCTTATCGACGAACTCGACTTCGGCGACGGACAAGAAGCCGACCGCGAGCGCTGGCAGGGCTAA